The Lactobacillus sp. CBA3605 genome contains a region encoding:
- the pheT gene encoding phenylalanine--tRNA ligase subunit beta: MKISYAWLRDYLQLDIPADELAEKIERTAVEVDGVIRPSEGLKKVVVGDVLTCVPHPDSDHLHICQVDVGDGDPIQIVCGAPNVAAGEKVIVALPNSWIGNHTKIKRSKMRGEVSNGMLCALDELGFDEKLVPKEVADGIFILPADATPGEPVFSYLGMDDEIIDLSITPNRGDMLSMNGTAHELGAIYDQTPTMPTVDLHEDAADLTDDALDVTVDVDEADVPIYKMRLVKNITIKPSPLWLQIRLWNAGMRPINNVVDATNYILMQYGQPLHAFDYDQLNAGKVNVRFAKPGEQLTTLDGEERDLLTTDLLICSDDKPICLAGTMGGLATEVTDQTTTVVLEGAVFDAVKIRKTAHSHGLHSEAAMRYERGIDHSATQTALDAAAALIAELGAGQVTMGTAVGREEVVTPTVVEITLARINHVLGTTLTTAEVSDIFRRLAFPTVVKADTFTVTVPARRWDIHIPADLIEEVARLYGYDKLPTTLPTGQPTIGKLNETQQLIRDSRRLMESAGLTQAISYSLTTATKAQAFALHASEVTKLDFPMSSERTTLRLNLVAGLLDDLAYNKARKEHDVALYEVGRVFFSQPEQVRPKEVTHIAGAITGSMVKAAWDTQATPVDFYQIKGIVAGYLKSLALATPVTYVASATHPEMHPGRTADIYSGDQLIGFVGQIHPTTAKAYKVRETFVFELDLDALIALPKARQQYQPISKFPSVTRDVAMLIDQTVTNATVMALITAKGGAHLQDVQLFDVYHGKNVPAGKQSLAYTLTYQDQNATLVDDEVTQAFEKVLTALTTELGAEIR; this comes from the coding sequence ATGAAAATATCTTATGCATGGTTACGTGATTATTTACAGTTGGACATCCCAGCCGATGAATTAGCTGAAAAAATTGAGCGGACGGCGGTAGAAGTTGACGGTGTAATTCGGCCCAGTGAAGGGTTGAAGAAAGTCGTTGTGGGCGATGTATTAACGTGTGTGCCACATCCCGATTCTGATCATTTGCACATTTGCCAAGTTGATGTGGGTGATGGTGATCCGATTCAAATCGTTTGTGGGGCCCCTAATGTGGCCGCTGGCGAAAAGGTCATCGTTGCGTTGCCTAATTCTTGGATTGGCAATCACACTAAAATTAAGCGCAGTAAAATGCGTGGTGAAGTCTCTAACGGGATGTTATGTGCGTTAGACGAATTAGGTTTTGATGAAAAATTAGTGCCTAAAGAAGTTGCGGATGGAATTTTTATCCTCCCAGCTGATGCCACGCCAGGCGAACCCGTCTTTTCATATTTGGGGATGGACGATGAAATTATTGATTTATCAATTACGCCGAATCGCGGAGACATGCTCAGTATGAATGGAACCGCCCATGAATTAGGGGCCATCTATGATCAAACGCCAACGATGCCAACCGTTGATTTACACGAAGATGCAGCTGACTTAACGGATGATGCCTTAGACGTGACGGTCGACGTTGACGAAGCGGATGTCCCAATCTACAAAATGCGTTTAGTTAAGAACATTACCATCAAGCCAAGCCCACTCTGGTTACAAATTCGGCTTTGGAATGCTGGAATGCGGCCGATTAATAATGTTGTTGATGCGACGAATTATATCTTAATGCAATATGGGCAACCCTTACATGCCTTCGATTATGACCAATTAAATGCCGGTAAAGTGAATGTGCGCTTTGCTAAGCCTGGTGAACAGTTAACCACTTTAGATGGTGAAGAACGGGACTTATTAACGACTGATTTACTAATCTGTAGTGATGATAAACCGATTTGTTTGGCCGGGACCATGGGCGGCTTAGCCACTGAAGTGACTGATCAGACGACAACGGTAGTCCTTGAAGGGGCTGTTTTTGATGCGGTTAAGATTCGTAAGACTGCTCATAGCCATGGCTTACACAGTGAAGCCGCAATGCGTTATGAACGTGGAATTGACCACAGTGCGACCCAAACGGCATTAGATGCTGCCGCTGCTTTGATTGCTGAATTAGGTGCCGGCCAAGTCACAATGGGCACTGCAGTTGGGCGTGAAGAAGTTGTCACGCCGACTGTCGTTGAAATCACGTTAGCACGGATTAACCACGTGCTAGGCACGACTTTAACTACTGCTGAAGTGTCAGATATTTTCCGCCGGTTAGCCTTTCCAACGGTTGTTAAAGCAGATACCTTTACCGTGACGGTGCCAGCCCGGCGGTGGGATATTCATATTCCAGCCGACTTGATTGAAGAAGTTGCACGGTTATACGGCTATGATAAGCTACCAACGACGTTACCAACAGGACAACCAACTATTGGTAAACTCAATGAAACCCAACAATTGATTCGAGATTCGCGCCGGTTGATGGAAAGTGCCGGATTGACGCAAGCAATCAGTTATTCATTGACTACGGCAACTAAAGCGCAAGCCTTTGCGTTACATGCCAGTGAAGTGACGAAGTTGGACTTCCCAATGAGCTCTGAACGGACGACGCTACGCTTAAACTTAGTGGCTGGTTTATTAGATGATTTAGCCTACAACAAGGCTCGTAAAGAACATGATGTGGCGTTGTATGAAGTCGGGCGGGTCTTCTTCAGTCAACCAGAACAGGTGCGGCCAAAAGAAGTGACCCATATTGCTGGGGCTATTACCGGTTCAATGGTGAAAGCTGCCTGGGATACGCAAGCGACCCCTGTTGATTTTTATCAAATCAAAGGCATTGTCGCTGGCTACTTAAAGTCATTGGCCTTAGCGACGCCAGTAACGTATGTCGCCAGTGCCACCCATCCAGAAATGCATCCTGGTCGGACTGCGGATATCTATAGTGGCGATCAATTGATTGGGTTCGTCGGTCAAATTCACCCAACCACCGCTAAAGCCTACAAAGTTCGTGAGACCTTTGTGTTTGAATTAGACTTAGATGCGTTAATTGCGTTACCAAAAGCCCGTCAACAATATCAACCAATCTCAAAATTCCCAAGTGTGACGCGGGACGTGGCAATGCTGATTGACCAAACGGTGACGAATGCGACGGTAATGGCTTTAATTACGGCCAAGGGCGGCGCCCATCTTCAAGATGTGCAACTCTTCGATGTTTATCATGGGAAGAATGTGCCAGCCGGGAAGCAATCATTGGCCTATACATTAACGTATCAAGATCAAAATGCGACCTTAGTTGATGATGAAGTGACCCAAGCTTTCGAAAAGGTCCTCACTGCTTTGACGACTGAATTAGGTGCGGAAATCCGTTAA
- the mltG gene encoding endolytic transglycosylase MltG: protein MEGRILNNDQDKQNQSDHSTDNQPEVNQKERKSFSKHVIWGVIGILVALLVIIGVMGYRYFDNATQPYNESDNQVVQVKIPYGANSKKIANILQSKKVIKSGFVFEYWTKAHNLSNFHAGYYQLKPSMSLEKIAKKLNKGGTSEPIQSSTGRVLVIEGSQIKTIAQTIQKQTDFTSKEFYALMKDQTFLNSLAKKYPDLLGSAMKAKNVRYRLEGYLFPATYQADKKTTLKQLVTQMVTKTDAEMQPYYKQIKKSGMTVQQVMTLASLTEREGSTTKDRRIIAGVFMNRIDAKWRLDSDISVLYAINSTKASLTAKDLQSKSPYNLRLHLGYGPGPFNSPSLISIKAVLDPAQRSKDYMYFVADLKTGKVYYAKDDAGHAANIKKVAKHNAAAEE, encoded by the coding sequence ATGGAGGGGCGAATTTTGAATAACGACCAAGATAAGCAGAATCAATCAGATCACAGTACCGATAACCAACCTGAGGTGAATCAGAAAGAACGCAAGTCGTTCTCTAAACACGTCATCTGGGGTGTCATTGGAATTTTAGTGGCCTTGTTGGTTATTATTGGGGTAATGGGTTATCGCTATTTTGATAACGCTACGCAACCTTATAATGAGAGTGACAATCAGGTGGTCCAAGTTAAGATTCCATACGGTGCCAATAGTAAAAAGATTGCGAATATTTTACAATCAAAAAAAGTGATTAAGAGTGGCTTTGTCTTTGAATACTGGACGAAGGCCCATAATTTATCCAACTTTCATGCCGGCTATTATCAATTAAAGCCATCGATGTCATTGGAAAAAATCGCGAAGAAATTAAATAAGGGTGGTACTTCCGAGCCCATTCAAAGTTCGACCGGACGCGTTTTAGTGATTGAAGGTAGTCAGATTAAGACGATTGCGCAAACCATTCAAAAACAAACTGATTTTACGTCGAAGGAATTTTATGCTCTGATGAAAGACCAAACTTTCTTGAACTCGTTAGCAAAGAAGTACCCTGATTTGTTAGGTTCAGCGATGAAAGCCAAAAATGTACGCTATCGCTTAGAAGGTTACTTATTCCCAGCGACGTATCAAGCAGATAAAAAGACCACGTTGAAGCAATTAGTGACCCAAATGGTGACTAAGACGGATGCAGAAATGCAACCTTATTATAAGCAAATCAAGAAGTCTGGGATGACGGTGCAACAGGTGATGACTTTAGCGTCCTTAACTGAACGTGAGGGGAGTACCACGAAGGATCGTCGCATTATTGCCGGGGTCTTCATGAATCGGATTGATGCTAAGTGGCGCTTAGATTCTGATATTTCAGTGCTATATGCGATTAATTCGACGAAAGCATCATTAACGGCGAAGGACTTACAATCGAAGTCACCGTATAACTTACGTTTGCACTTAGGTTACGGCCCAGGACCGTTCAATAGTCCTAGTTTGATTTCAATTAAAGCGGTGCTTGATCCAGCGCAACGTAGTAAGGACTACATGTACTTTGTAGCGGACCTCAAGACCGGAAAAGTTTATTATGCTAAGGACGACGCTGGGCATGCTGCCAACATCAAGAAAGTTGCTAAGCATAACGCAGCTGCCGAAGAATAA
- the udk gene encoding uridine kinase: MTEKKHRRPVVIGVTGGSGSGKTTVSQAIYNQLSGQSLLILQQDSYYNDQSEMTMAERRQVNYDHPLAFDTDLMIAQIKQLLRYEPIEKPVYDYEQSTRSAKTIHQEPRDVIIVEGVLILDDQRLRDLMDIKVFVDTDDDLRIIRRIQRDIKERGRTLDWVIDQYLATVKPMYHQFVEPTKRYADLIVPEGGENKVAIDLLTTKVRSIL, encoded by the coding sequence ATGACTGAAAAAAAACATCGTCGCCCAGTTGTGATTGGCGTTACTGGTGGGTCCGGTAGTGGAAAAACCACAGTTAGCCAAGCTATTTATAATCAGCTGTCAGGTCAATCATTGTTGATTTTACAACAAGATTCTTACTATAATGACCAAAGCGAGATGACCATGGCTGAACGTCGGCAAGTTAACTATGACCACCCATTGGCCTTTGATACGGATTTAATGATTGCCCAAATCAAACAACTTTTGCGGTATGAACCGATTGAAAAGCCCGTCTATGACTATGAACAATCTACTCGTAGTGCCAAAACTATTCATCAAGAACCACGTGATGTGATTATTGTTGAAGGGGTTTTGATTCTAGATGATCAACGGTTGCGTGATTTAATGGATATTAAAGTTTTCGTGGATACGGATGATGATTTACGGATTATTCGACGGATTCAACGGGATATTAAAGAACGTGGTCGGACACTAGATTGGGTCATTGATCAATATCTAGCGACGGTCAAGCCAATGTATCATCAATTCGTGGAACCAACGAAGCGATATGCGGACTTAATCGTGCCTGAAGGTGGCGAAAATAAAGTTGCCATTGATCTTTTGACCACGAAAGTTCGTTCGATTTTATAA
- the greA gene encoding transcription elongation factor GreA, with protein MAEEKRYPMTEEGQVKLEHELEDLKLNQRPEIINRIKIARSYGDLSENSEYESAKNEQSLLENRIKTVEHMLQYAEIIDSEKIDVNEVSVGKIVTFKELPDEEAESYTIVGAAEADPVLGKISNDSPIAKGLIGHHVDEEVTIEIPAGKMNVKIIKVENA; from the coding sequence TTGGCTGAAGAAAAAAGATATCCAATGACGGAAGAGGGTCAAGTTAAGCTCGAACATGAACTTGAAGACCTCAAGCTTAACCAACGCCCAGAAATTATTAACCGAATTAAAATTGCACGGAGTTATGGTGATTTATCAGAAAACTCTGAATATGAATCAGCAAAAAATGAACAAAGCTTATTAGAAAACCGCATTAAAACGGTTGAACACATGCTCCAATATGCTGAAATCATTGATAGCGAAAAGATTGATGTTAATGAAGTCTCAGTTGGTAAGATTGTGACTTTTAAAGAATTACCTGATGAAGAAGCTGAAAGCTACACGATTGTTGGTGCGGCTGAAGCCGATCCTGTTTTAGGTAAGATTTCCAATGATTCGCCAATTGCTAAAGGCTTAATTGGCCATCACGTGGATGAAGAAGTGACCATCGAAATTCCAGCTGGTAAGATGAACGTTAAGATTATTAAGGTAGAAAACGCCTAA
- a CDS encoding RNA-guided endonuclease TnpB family protein, producing the protein MTLRAIKTRIYPQIDQQAKIINNFGCCRFVWNQLLSMQIERHNNGGSYVNEFGMNYLIKCLKQEYPFLKQAESTSLLHVSRDLHHAFQKLFKEHVGFPKFKSRKFPKQSYQSNSVNQNISQIDQHYLKLPKLGRLAFKSGRQLTGKIKNVTVCLSATGKYYAIVLVDNDMQELPKTKQAVGIDMGVADLMITSDGVKYPTIRFDKALSQKKHYWEKRLARRRLQAMKEIAWDKHNQVLEPRELTDFSNYRKARIMVAKYNEKIANQRNNYLHQLTKKLVTLYDVIKIEDLKTKNLLSNHQLARAIANQAWRELRTQLEYKCAWYGKRLVTVNPRKTSQICADCGYDDGKHGLAIRQWTCSSCGVNHDRDINAAKNILSA; encoded by the coding sequence ATGACGCTACGAGCGATTAAAACCAGAATCTATCCCCAAATTGACCAACAAGCCAAAATCATTAACAATTTTGGCTGCTGTCGTTTCGTTTGGAACCAGTTATTAAGCATGCAGATTGAGCGCCATAACAATGGTGGATCTTACGTCAATGAATTTGGCATGAATTATCTGATTAAGTGTCTCAAACAGGAATACCCATTCCTCAAGCAAGCGGAGTCAACCAGTCTGTTACATGTTAGTCGTGATTTACATCATGCTTTTCAGAAATTATTTAAGGAGCATGTTGGTTTTCCGAAGTTCAAATCGCGTAAATTCCCCAAACAGAGTTACCAGTCTAATTCAGTCAATCAGAATATTAGTCAAATCGATCAACACTATCTCAAATTACCAAAATTAGGCCGTCTTGCCTTTAAGTCTGGCCGACAACTTACCGGTAAGATTAAAAATGTCACAGTCTGTTTATCCGCTACCGGTAAATACTACGCCATTGTGTTAGTCGATAATGACATGCAAGAACTGCCTAAAACTAAGCAGGCGGTGGGGATTGATATGGGTGTTGCAGATTTAATGATTACCAGTGATGGTGTCAAATATCCCACTATTCGTTTTGATAAGGCCTTATCGCAAAAGAAACATTATTGGGAAAAACGGCTAGCCCGACGTCGGTTACAAGCCATGAAAGAAATTGCGTGGGACAAACACAATCAAGTCTTAGAACCGCGTGAATTAACCGACTTCAGTAATTATCGCAAGGCGCGTATCATGGTTGCCAAATATAACGAGAAGATTGCTAACCAGCGGAATAACTATTTACATCAACTCACTAAGAAACTAGTAACGCTCTACGATGTGATTAAAATCGAAGATTTGAAAACCAAAAATCTTCTCAGCAATCATCAGCTCGCTCGCGCAATTGCCAATCAAGCTTGGCGTGAACTACGCACGCAGCTTGAATATAAATGTGCTTGGTATGGTAAACGGTTGGTCACTGTGAACCCTCGAAAAACTAGTCAAATCTGTGCTGACTGTGGTTACGATGATGGTAAGCATGGGCTAGCTATCCGGCAATGGACATGTTCTAGTTGTGGTGTTAACCATGATCGGGATATTAATGCCGCCAAGAATATACTAAGCGCTTAA
- a CDS encoding SDR family oxidoreductase, whose amino-acid sequence MSIKGKVVIITGASAGIGAATAKLLASKGAKLVLGARRESKLQAMVDEIIAAGGEAVYRVTDVTKVADNQALVELAQTKFGQVDVMFLNAGLMPNSPLSDLKTDQWHQMVDVNINGVLNGLEAVLPVFKTQKSGHVIATSSVAGLKAYPGGAVYGATKWAVRDLMEVLRMESAQEKTNIRTATIYPAAINTELLDTITDQATAKGAAEIYKEYGISPARVANVIAFAIDQPEDTNVSEFTIGPTTQPW is encoded by the coding sequence ATGAGTATTAAAGGGAAAGTCGTGATTATTACCGGCGCATCAGCAGGGATTGGTGCGGCGACCGCTAAATTATTAGCCAGTAAAGGTGCCAAGCTTGTATTAGGCGCACGACGTGAAAGTAAGTTACAAGCCATGGTCGATGAAATTATTGCTGCTGGTGGCGAAGCTGTTTACCGGGTGACCGATGTGACCAAAGTGGCTGATAATCAAGCCCTAGTTGAATTGGCACAGACAAAATTTGGGCAAGTCGATGTCATGTTTTTAAATGCTGGTTTAATGCCTAACTCCCCACTTTCAGACTTAAAAACTGATCAATGGCATCAAATGGTCGATGTGAATATTAATGGTGTTTTAAATGGATTAGAGGCAGTATTACCTGTTTTCAAAACGCAAAAGTCCGGTCATGTTATTGCAACGTCATCGGTCGCTGGCTTGAAAGCTTACCCTGGTGGTGCGGTTTACGGCGCAACTAAATGGGCCGTCCGGGACTTGATGGAAGTTTTACGGATGGAATCAGCCCAAGAAAAGACGAATATTCGAACGGCGACAATTTATCCGGCTGCAATCAATACGGAGCTTTTGGATACGATTACCGATCAAGCGACCGCCAAAGGCGCAGCTGAAATTTACAAAGAATATGGTATCTCACCAGCGCGGGTTGCAAATGTGATCGCTTTTGCGATTGATCAGCCCGAAGACACTAACGTCAGCGAATTCACAATTGGTCCGACGACGCAACCGTGGTAG
- a CDS encoding MerR family transcriptional regulator, with product MKIKAVTEKYQIPADTLRYWERVGAIPAVHRDQAGYRNYDQEDLGWIEFAQCMREAGVSIDYLIEYIDLFRLGEATRSARKDLLNEQLVGIHQRLARMQKTYDLIKYKADHYEEHVEGYHGKLVPPQ from the coding sequence ATGAAAATTAAAGCCGTGACCGAAAAATATCAGATTCCTGCCGATACATTACGTTATTGGGAACGGGTCGGCGCAATTCCTGCCGTGCACCGTGACCAAGCGGGGTATCGAAATTATGACCAAGAAGATTTAGGTTGGATTGAGTTTGCACAGTGTATGCGTGAGGCCGGGGTCAGCATTGATTATTTAATTGAATATATTGACTTATTTCGACTAGGCGAGGCAACCCGATCAGCGCGTAAGGATTTACTTAACGAGCAATTAGTCGGGATTCACCAACGCTTGGCCCGGATGCAGAAAACATATGATTTAATTAAATACAAGGCTGACCATTATGAAGAACATGTGGAAGGCTATCATGGTAAGTTAGTACCACCACAATAG
- a CDS encoding HesB/YadR/YfhF family protein produces the protein MKITVTDEASHWFQTEMGVVAGNGVRFYGKTYGKTAVHHGFSIGLARDDEPHRPIALVEKDGVNYYVNDRDDWFFKGYDLTVDFDAENDGPKYDYQPNQD, from the coding sequence ATGAAAATAACAGTTACAGATGAAGCCAGTCATTGGTTCCAAACTGAAATGGGTGTAGTAGCTGGGAATGGTGTCCGTTTTTACGGTAAAACGTATGGTAAAACCGCTGTCCATCATGGTTTTTCCATTGGACTAGCGCGAGATGATGAGCCCCATCGACCGATTGCGCTAGTTGAAAAGGATGGCGTGAACTATTACGTTAATGATCGTGATGACTGGTTCTTTAAAGGGTACGATTTGACGGTTGATTTTGATGCTGAAAATGATGGGCCTAAATACGATTATCAACCCAATCAAGACTAA
- a CDS encoding YfhO family protein yields MRIRRIFDKRTWPLWLSFWLPLILMTGYFIYRHMAPFGSSSLLTVDLGQQYVDLFAYFRHTLLHDPSAFFYSFSKTIGGEMVGVWAYYLMSPFNLIYLFFPGQSLTTGIFIVTVLKYGCAGLAFAWLLTKTQTQKGWLVPTFSTAYAMMGWMVANQLNMIWLDTIAILPLVILGLERLFKTGKVRWFAGWLAVMLIDNYYMGYMVVLFACLYWLYGATKYWQNFKTLGIQALKFAWGGLLAAALSAWLLLPTLWALIQSKAQYNETTVHWKFEYAPWKMLAKFITGSFNFNQMPSGQPNFYIAWLAILAFILFFLRRHAKWQVKLVVLLVTAFLLLSFCYEPLDLLWHADQFPVWYPYRFSFVFSFWIVWIGAQALTKEITIKLWQALVMLGLLIGLFTTVYLNMKHVTYVTQANLVITIGLAAITLILLIVPKHHLGLYQAIALLLVATDMMINASASLGNLSYVSQAEFGKYTTALDRTVNKIKASDSHFYRIGKTFTRTKDDPMQAAYNGADHFSSTFESIIPNFFGSIGQPDGDGVVTYSNGTLITDSLLDMNYFMDKTVPTAQTDNDNYNSYIPVTSTKPDLKNYHKKSSLSNSEATTYQNPYALGLGFAASDKITTLKVSKTTGDPIARQELIYQTLANRSTTSLISAENFDQVIFQNVKKVVTLTGSVVNKQNLAKTGSIYFKFTPQTNDSYYLTLGQNLTTSNASYYINGKELKQYPTYRHTIAVNIAANSKGKTITFGIQMKKTSLWLQNFTLYKLDNSEFKQSAKKLQRSPWKLTQHSSRKLTGTINIKQKHQVLMTTIPYSAGWHAKVDGKTVATKKVINTFVAVPLSKGKHTVTLTYRPPYLATGGLITGIAAVGTVAWFTIKRRRH; encoded by the coding sequence TTGAGAATCCGTCGTATTTTTGACAAACGAACTTGGCCGCTCTGGCTGAGTTTCTGGCTGCCATTAATATTAATGACTGGCTATTTTATTTATCGACACATGGCGCCATTTGGTTCCAGCAGTTTATTGACTGTTGATTTAGGGCAACAATATGTTGACCTATTCGCCTACTTCCGCCATACGCTGTTGCACGATCCAAGTGCTTTTTTCTATTCCTTCTCTAAAACGATTGGTGGTGAAATGGTAGGTGTTTGGGCTTATTATTTAATGAGTCCCTTTAATTTAATCTACTTGTTTTTCCCTGGTCAATCGCTGACTACTGGGATTTTCATCGTCACAGTCTTGAAATACGGCTGTGCTGGCTTAGCCTTTGCTTGGCTTTTGACCAAAACACAGACGCAAAAAGGTTGGCTCGTCCCAACTTTCAGTACTGCTTACGCCATGATGGGCTGGATGGTTGCTAATCAACTCAACATGATATGGTTGGATACCATCGCCATCTTACCCCTAGTCATCTTAGGCCTTGAGCGCCTCTTTAAGACTGGGAAAGTGCGCTGGTTTGCCGGTTGGTTAGCGGTCATGTTAATTGATAACTATTATATGGGTTACATGGTCGTCTTGTTTGCTTGTCTTTACTGGTTGTATGGTGCAACTAAATATTGGCAGAACTTTAAGACCCTTGGTATTCAGGCGTTAAAATTCGCTTGGGGGGGCTTATTGGCAGCAGCATTATCGGCCTGGTTGCTCTTACCAACCCTGTGGGCCTTAATTCAAAGTAAAGCGCAATATAATGAAACAACCGTCCATTGGAAATTTGAATACGCCCCTTGGAAAATGCTCGCTAAGTTTATTACCGGCAGTTTTAATTTCAACCAAATGCCATCCGGTCAGCCTAACTTCTATATTGCCTGGCTTGCAATTTTGGCATTTATCTTATTTTTCTTACGCCGACATGCCAAATGGCAAGTTAAGCTCGTCGTCTTATTAGTAACGGCTTTCTTACTGCTCTCGTTTTGTTACGAACCATTAGACTTGCTCTGGCACGCAGATCAATTTCCAGTTTGGTACCCTTACCGCTTCTCCTTCGTCTTTAGCTTTTGGATTGTATGGATTGGTGCGCAGGCGTTAACCAAAGAAATAACAATCAAGTTATGGCAAGCGTTAGTGATGTTAGGGCTACTAATTGGCTTATTCACAACTGTTTATCTGAATATGAAACATGTAACGTATGTGACGCAAGCTAACCTGGTCATTACGATTGGACTAGCCGCAATCACCTTGATCTTGTTGATTGTACCTAAGCACCATTTAGGCTTGTATCAAGCGATTGCACTCTTGTTAGTCGCAACTGACATGATGATTAATGCCTCGGCCTCCTTGGGTAACTTATCCTACGTATCTCAAGCTGAATTCGGTAAATATACGACCGCTTTGGATCGAACCGTTAATAAAATCAAAGCCAGCGACAGTCATTTCTATCGTATTGGCAAGACTTTCACCCGGACTAAGGATGACCCGATGCAGGCTGCTTATAATGGTGCTGACCACTTTAGTTCAACCTTTGAAAGCATTATTCCGAACTTCTTTGGCTCAATTGGTCAACCTGATGGCGATGGCGTTGTGACTTATTCTAATGGGACCTTGATCACAGACTCTTTATTAGATATGAATTATTTCATGGATAAGACCGTGCCAACTGCTCAAACGGATAATGACAATTACAATAGTTATATTCCAGTTACGAGCACGAAACCAGACTTGAAAAATTATCATAAAAAATCTAGTTTGAGTAACAGTGAAGCGACCACTTATCAGAATCCCTATGCGCTAGGCTTAGGCTTTGCGGCTTCAGATAAAATTACGACATTAAAAGTTTCTAAGACCACTGGCGATCCGATTGCGCGGCAAGAATTAATTTATCAAACCTTAGCTAATCGGTCTACCACCAGTTTAATTTCAGCGGAAAACTTTGACCAAGTCATCTTCCAAAATGTGAAGAAAGTCGTCACGCTAACGGGGTCAGTGGTTAATAAGCAAAATCTGGCTAAAACTGGGTCAATTTACTTCAAATTTACTCCCCAGACCAATGATTCGTACTACTTGACGCTTGGACAAAACTTAACAACGTCCAATGCCAGTTATTATATCAACGGTAAAGAGCTCAAGCAGTACCCCACTTATCGCCATACAATTGCGGTAAACATTGCAGCTAATAGTAAAGGTAAGACGATTACCTTTGGGATTCAGATGAAGAAGACGTCCTTGTGGTTGCAAAACTTCACGCTGTATAAGTTAGATAACAGTGAATTCAAGCAATCCGCTAAAAAGTTACAACGTTCGCCGTGGAAGTTAACACAACACTCTAGTCGCAAATTGACTGGAACTATCAACATTAAGCAAAAGCACCAAGTTTTAATGACAACAATTCCCTACTCGGCTGGCTGGCATGCTAAAGTCGATGGTAAGACAGTGGCAACTAAGAAGGTTATCAACACCTTTGTTGCTGTGCCACTAAGTAAAGGCAAGCATACGGTCACTTTGACGTATCGACCGCCTTACCTCGCTACCGGGGGGCTCATCACTGGTATCGCTGCCGTTGGGACCGTTGCTTGGTTTACCATCAAGCGTCGGCGCCACTAA